The Teredinibacter sp. KSP-S5-2 genome includes a window with the following:
- a CDS encoding cysteine-rich CWC family protein, which produces MPHHETVQCPRCKSQFECKVGSILICHCNEVKLSDGQKQYVAERWESCLCHGCLLDIQTNIGE; this is translated from the coding sequence ATGCCCCATCATGAAACCGTTCAATGTCCAAGATGCAAATCGCAGTTTGAATGCAAAGTTGGCTCAATACTGATTTGTCATTGTAACGAGGTAAAACTCTCCGACGGGCAAAAGCAGTATGTTGCTGAGCGCTGGGAGAGTTGTTTGTGTCATGGGTGTTTGTTGGATATTCAGACGAATATCGGAGAATAG
- the menE gene encoding o-succinylbenzoate--CoA ligase produces MSLNEVHITNFRDLLQSSKQNFGDYLAIVTEDTQLTYREFIQQIEERAASFSKRKIVSNQLVLIEAEKDINTLINICSLMLLGAVAVPYNPKFTSTQRSVLLGNNIFNHHIQAQSVYPLSEKAHVLNASDSSQICNGIYTSGSTGTPKLAIHSLTNHIASATGSHSLIPIASSSRLLMSLPLFHIGGLALVFRALLSGASLWFHDKADDAEYLATNQITHISLVATQLRRLMERLKEKKYPLHIHAALVGGGPIPTELVNEAVQKGIPCYTTYGMTEMSSQIATNDLNNSIYVLPYRELKTSPDNEILVKGKVLFQGYLHNNKLELPTDEEGWFHTKDLGEFNNGTLKILGRLDNQFISGGENIQPESIETILLQQTSVKACCVVPVNDTQYGQRPFAFILSEQPMETVINDIKIFLEKNLPSYMRPIGYAPMPTSSDLKISRQELIKKAEQIHTGTAQDSL; encoded by the coding sequence ATGTCGTTAAATGAAGTCCATATCACAAACTTTCGCGATCTGCTCCAGAGTTCGAAACAAAACTTTGGAGATTATCTGGCCATCGTCACCGAGGACACGCAGCTCACCTACCGAGAGTTTATTCAACAGATTGAAGAACGAGCAGCTTCTTTTAGCAAACGGAAAATTGTTTCAAACCAACTCGTGCTTATCGAAGCAGAGAAAGACATCAATACACTTATCAATATTTGTTCGCTGATGCTTTTGGGGGCAGTTGCCGTTCCCTATAACCCTAAGTTTACCTCCACTCAACGTAGCGTATTACTTGGCAACAATATATTTAATCACCATATACAAGCTCAGTCTGTTTATCCACTGAGTGAAAAAGCTCACGTGCTGAACGCTTCCGATTCCAGCCAAATATGTAACGGCATTTATACCTCTGGCAGCACAGGCACACCCAAGCTGGCAATTCATAGCCTCACGAATCATATCGCCAGTGCCACAGGTTCACATTCATTAATTCCGATTGCGTCCAGTAGCCGGCTTCTCATGTCATTACCGTTGTTTCATATCGGCGGCCTGGCGTTGGTTTTTCGAGCGTTACTTTCAGGCGCAAGCCTATGGTTTCATGACAAAGCAGATGACGCAGAATATCTCGCTACCAATCAGATAACACACATCTCGCTCGTAGCGACTCAGTTACGTAGGCTGATGGAAAGACTGAAAGAAAAAAAATATCCACTGCACATACACGCAGCATTAGTCGGCGGCGGCCCCATTCCTACAGAGCTGGTTAATGAAGCAGTACAAAAAGGCATTCCTTGTTATACAACTTACGGTATGACAGAGATGTCATCTCAGATCGCAACCAACGATTTAAACAACTCGATTTATGTTTTGCCTTATAGAGAATTAAAAACTTCACCGGACAATGAGATATTGGTTAAAGGAAAAGTGTTATTCCAAGGCTATTTACACAATAACAAGCTGGAACTTCCTACGGATGAAGAAGGATGGTTCCATACGAAAGACCTCGGTGAGTTCAATAACGGAACATTAAAGATTCTGGGCAGGTTGGATAATCAATTTATCAGCGGTGGAGAAAATATTCAGCCAGAATCTATTGAGACTATTCTGCTGCAACAAACATCAGTAAAGGCATGCTGCGTTGTCCCCGTCAATGACACACAGTATGGGCAACGCCCCTTCGCATTTATTCTCTCAGAGCAGCCTATGGAAACGGTAATAAATGATATTAAAATTTTTTTGGAAAAGAATTTACCAAGCTATATGCGGCCAATAGGCTATGCACCCATGCCAACTTCATCAGATTTAAAAATAAGCCGTCAGGAATTAATTAAGAAAGCGGAGCAGATTCACACGGGAACCGCTCAGGATTCTCTATAG
- the menD gene encoding 2-succinyl-5-enolpyruvyl-6-hydroxy-3-cyclohexene-1-carboxylic-acid synthase → MNQTQEYPTANEAWCYSLLIHLMQHGVRHICIAPGSRSAPLTIAAARLQQTQASLELHSHFDERGLGFFALGIAKSTHAPVVIITTSGTAVANLYPAVVEARQSHIPLIILSADRPDELQNCGANQAIRQKNLFGENCVTSYNIAPPDELEDFQKELDIIQQHVKQALQRSAGPMQLNCAFRDPLYGESEQGQYSIVRKLNRADATTQLNLDQLKTTLHGTELFITGQLDSDEAKAVLNLARKNNILILPDINSQLRLLKHPSVIHHADLLLATQTGKKLLSQYKNIVQFGGRMVSKRLLQWLSNRDFEHYTLIKNHSDGLDPAKKAKEVCSDIVQTCQYFSENSLGNIANAIHTQALVNLNNRVQSFINSHPCFGKQHFNELNIARVISQNIIPSTQLFLGNSLGIRLFDMFADITPEPAQVLSNRGASGIDGLIATTAGIQQGRQQSLTCVLGDTSLLHDLNSLQLAKKAALTHNSSLVIVVINNDGGSIFNLLPANELGKIQQDFFQMPHGLTFDSAAKQFGLTYYNPKTVQDFIGIYCTAAQSMDCSLIELNFRSTESSQLIKQFLPALAKTLDRPNAES, encoded by the coding sequence ATGAATCAAACTCAAGAGTATCCCACCGCCAATGAGGCTTGGTGTTACAGCTTACTCATACACCTTATGCAGCATGGCGTTCGGCATATTTGTATTGCTCCCGGGTCCCGCAGTGCTCCGCTAACCATTGCTGCAGCACGCTTGCAACAAACACAGGCATCCCTGGAATTACACAGTCATTTCGATGAACGCGGCCTCGGGTTCTTTGCCTTGGGTATCGCAAAAAGCACTCACGCTCCCGTGGTCATTATCACCACATCCGGAACCGCCGTTGCGAATCTATACCCCGCCGTGGTTGAAGCCAGACAAAGTCACATTCCGCTAATTATTTTGTCGGCGGATCGCCCCGACGAATTACAAAACTGCGGTGCCAATCAGGCCATCCGTCAAAAAAACCTTTTTGGGGAAAACTGTGTTACTTCTTATAACATTGCCCCACCCGATGAACTAGAGGATTTCCAGAAAGAACTGGACATTATTCAGCAACATGTAAAACAGGCGCTACAGCGTTCGGCTGGGCCAATGCAACTTAACTGCGCCTTTCGCGATCCACTTTACGGTGAATCCGAACAGGGGCAATATTCTATTGTTAGAAAGCTCAATCGTGCAGACGCAACAACCCAGTTAAACCTGGACCAATTAAAAACCACCTTACATGGTACCGAGCTTTTTATTACCGGGCAGCTTGATTCAGACGAGGCCAAAGCCGTATTAAACCTGGCCCGCAAAAATAATATTTTAATTTTGCCAGACATCAACAGCCAACTTCGGCTGTTAAAACACCCATCCGTTATTCATCATGCAGACTTATTACTGGCCACACAAACAGGGAAAAAATTATTAAGTCAGTATAAAAATATTGTGCAGTTTGGTGGACGCATGGTCAGCAAAAGACTATTGCAATGGTTGAGTAATAGAGATTTTGAACACTATACCCTCATAAAGAATCATTCAGATGGTTTGGACCCGGCAAAGAAAGCCAAAGAAGTATGCAGCGATATTGTGCAGACCTGCCAATATTTTTCAGAAAACTCTCTGGGAAATATAGCCAACGCCATTCATACGCAGGCTTTGGTCAACTTGAATAATCGCGTTCAAAGCTTTATTAACTCGCACCCGTGTTTTGGCAAACAGCATTTCAATGAACTTAATATCGCACGCGTTATTAGTCAAAACATAATTCCAAGCACTCAGCTGTTTCTCGGCAATAGTCTTGGTATTCGACTGTTTGATATGTTTGCCGACATCACCCCCGAACCAGCGCAAGTGTTAAGTAATCGTGGTGCCAGTGGTATTGACGGTCTTATAGCCACCACTGCTGGCATTCAACAAGGTCGCCAACAATCATTAACCTGTGTATTAGGCGATACCAGTTTACTGCACGATTTAAACAGCTTGCAGTTAGCAAAAAAAGCTGCACTAACTCACAATTCTTCGTTGGTTATCGTCGTTATTAATAATGATGGCGGCAGTATTTTTAATTTACTGCCAGCTAACGAATTGGGGAAAATTCAACAGGATTTTTTCCAAATGCCGCACGGTTTAACATTTGATTCAGCGGCCAAACAATTTGGCCTGACCTATTACAATCCGAAAACCGTTCAGGATTTTATCGGCATCTATTGCACTGCCGCGCAAAGCATGGACTGTTCATTAATTGAATTGAATTTTCGCTCGACCGAAAGCAGCCAACTGATAAAACAGTTTCTACCGGCACTGGCCAAAACGCTGGATCGACCTAATGCAGAAAGTTAG
- a CDS encoding alpha/beta fold hydrolase codes for MQKVSEHWYTQGSEHNPAIVFLHGFLGDPTDWQYVAKHLTNQYYCLFVDLPSFEECSNIGDYAERLFSSLPLKNPFHLIGYSLGSRIAMHWLQQNPAQLHRVVLEAGHPGLKNAEQKKQRETNDAIWQQRFEQEPLAVSLTQWYQQPVFSAADADTIKSKATRLEGRQTHIGRLLKQTSLGNQQDLWPTLTRCDNPVLYVSGGLDTKYSDIGQQLAQYNSNIVHKCIEESGHNCHNFAPEIFAQFTIHFLTS; via the coding sequence ATGCAGAAAGTTAGCGAGCATTGGTATACTCAGGGTTCCGAACATAATCCGGCCATTGTTTTTTTACATGGGTTTCTTGGCGATCCAACCGATTGGCAATATGTAGCAAAGCATTTAACGAATCAATACTATTGTCTTTTTGTCGATTTACCGAGTTTCGAAGAATGCTCGAATATTGGAGACTACGCCGAACGTTTATTTTCCAGCTTGCCCCTGAAAAATCCATTTCACTTAATTGGTTATTCACTCGGATCACGCATCGCAATGCATTGGCTACAGCAAAACCCGGCGCAATTACACCGTGTTGTACTGGAAGCCGGACATCCAGGCCTTAAGAATGCAGAACAAAAGAAACAGCGAGAAACCAATGACGCCATTTGGCAACAGCGTTTTGAGCAGGAACCTCTTGCCGTAAGTTTAACCCAATGGTATCAGCAGCCGGTATTTTCTGCAGCGGATGCAGACACCATTAAAAGCAAAGCAACACGTTTAGAAGGTCGACAAACACATATCGGCAGGTTGCTCAAACAAACCAGCCTGGGTAACCAGCAAGACCTTTGGCCAACACTGACACGCTGCGATAATCCCGTACTTTATGTCTCCGGCGGACTCGATACGAAGTATTCGGATATCGGCCAACAACTGGCGCAATACAATTCAAATATTGTTCATAAATGCATTGAAGAATCGGGGCACAATTGCCACAATTTTGCCCCAGAGATTTTTGCCCAATTCACTATCCATTTTCTTACATCATGA
- the menC gene encoding o-succinylbenzoate synthase: MLPEIQQIRVFRYDLPFCQPVCFNLGGKLQHAQSRQGLILAARTPDDKFYLSEIAPLPGFSKESLSHCQTQLLQLKLINLFNSTENLFPSVRYGVETLQYQLQHTIDTEVLAKCSATDVCQLYHNPSITGETIPPTSTSVKVKIGRAPIEQEKAQIQKLIRQISAKQRLRLDANQSWTLEEAISFFDQLNLSKIECVEEPLRNFSDYSALQQRFPVPIALDESLRDDTYQRQTLLNTIGLTHLVIKPMLIGLQSSLSWIEHAKHSQLKVILSSSFESNISLYFYHYLAHQLKLTQAQGLDTLKAMAGSILFSNTNIEHTSKEIFDLERHNSIHEVGKLCR, encoded by the coding sequence GTGCTGCCGGAAATTCAACAGATAAGGGTATTTCGTTATGACTTACCCTTTTGCCAGCCAGTGTGTTTTAACCTTGGCGGAAAACTTCAACACGCCCAATCCCGTCAGGGATTAATTCTGGCAGCACGCACACCTGACGACAAATTCTATTTAAGTGAGATCGCGCCACTACCAGGTTTCAGCAAAGAATCACTTTCTCATTGCCAAACCCAATTATTACAACTCAAGTTAATAAATTTATTCAATTCAACGGAAAACCTTTTCCCTTCTGTTCGTTATGGTGTTGAAACACTTCAATATCAACTTCAACACACTATTGATACAGAAGTTCTGGCCAAGTGCAGCGCTACAGATGTTTGCCAGTTATACCACAACCCTTCCATTACCGGAGAAACAATACCGCCCACATCAACCAGTGTAAAAGTAAAAATTGGCAGAGCGCCTATTGAACAGGAAAAAGCGCAAATACAGAAACTGATTCGCCAGATCTCCGCCAAGCAAAGATTACGACTTGATGCGAACCAAAGCTGGACATTGGAAGAAGCAATCTCATTCTTCGATCAGTTGAATCTAAGTAAAATTGAATGCGTTGAAGAGCCCTTACGTAATTTTTCTGATTACAGTGCGTTGCAACAACGGTTCCCAGTTCCAATCGCATTGGATGAAAGCCTGCGCGACGACACCTATCAACGCCAAACACTGCTTAACACTATAGGACTCACCCATCTAGTGATTAAACCCATGTTAATTGGATTGCAGTCTTCACTAAGCTGGATCGAGCATGCAAAACATTCTCAACTTAAGGTTATTTTGAGCAGTAGCTTTGAAAGCAATATTTCATTATATTTTTATCATTACCTTGCCCATCAGTTAAAGTTAACTCAAGCTCAAGGGCTAGACACGCTCAAGGCCATGGCGGGTAGCATTTTATTTAGCAATACAAACATTGAACATACAAGCAAAGAAATTTTTGACCTTGAACGACATAACTCGATTCACGAAGTAGGAAAACTATGTCGTTAA
- the menB gene encoding 1,4-dihydroxy-2-naphthoyl-CoA synthase yields the protein MSKPDPSISTITPALDWKDVSSEHGFQDIYYHKAEGIAKITINRPEVRNAFRPLTVKEMITAINDARYDEEVGVIVFTGQGDMAFCSGGDQRVRGHAGYEDDSGVHHLNVLDLQKLIRSIPKPVIAMVAGYAIGGGHVLHLVCDLTIAADNARFGQTGPKVGSFDGGFGASYMASVVGQKKAREIWYLCKQYNAQEALDMGLVNTVVPITELEKETVSWCQQILQHSPLALRTLKSAFNAGIDGQAGIQELAGNATMMFYMTEEGQEGRDAYLEKRKPDFTKYKRQP from the coding sequence ATGAGTAAACCAGATCCCTCTATCAGCACAATCACGCCCGCACTTGACTGGAAAGATGTTTCCAGCGAACACGGCTTTCAAGATATTTATTACCACAAGGCGGAAGGCATCGCCAAAATCACCATTAATCGCCCGGAAGTTCGCAACGCATTTCGCCCGTTAACGGTAAAGGAAATGATTACCGCCATTAACGACGCGCGCTATGACGAAGAAGTTGGCGTCATCGTGTTCACCGGACAAGGCGACATGGCTTTCTGTTCCGGAGGTGATCAACGGGTTCGAGGCCATGCCGGTTATGAAGACGATAGCGGCGTTCACCACTTAAATGTATTGGATCTGCAAAAACTAATTCGCTCAATTCCCAAACCGGTGATTGCTATGGTTGCGGGCTATGCCATTGGTGGCGGCCATGTTTTACACCTAGTATGTGACCTGACAATTGCAGCGGACAACGCCCGTTTTGGCCAAACCGGCCCCAAAGTTGGATCGTTCGACGGCGGCTTCGGTGCCAGTTATATGGCCAGTGTAGTTGGCCAGAAAAAGGCGCGGGAAATCTGGTATCTGTGTAAGCAATACAATGCCCAGGAAGCGCTGGATATGGGGCTGGTTAACACCGTTGTTCCTATTACAGAATTGGAAAAAGAAACCGTCAGCTGGTGCCAACAAATTCTTCAGCATTCGCCGCTGGCTCTACGCACACTCAAAAGCGCATTCAATGCCGGCATTGATGGTCAGGCAGGCATTCAGGAACTCGCAGGTAATGCAACCATGATGTTCTATATGACCGAAGAAGGCCAGGAAGGCAGAGATGCCTACCTGGAAAAAAGAAAACCGGATTTTACAAAATATAAACGACAACCCTAA
- a CDS encoding NAD(P)H-dependent oxidoreductase, producing MKVLAFAATNSRQSINKQLATYATQLLDAETTEILDINDYEVPLFSIEREEELGQPEKIKQFYQKITDADALVIAFAEHNGTYTAAFKNLFDWASRINQKVWQGKPMVLLATSPGPGGAKNVLASAVTSAPFFGGEVKGQFSLPNFYDNFDSETGEITNIDFDEQLKTVVSTIALENA from the coding sequence ATGAAGGTGTTAGCATTTGCAGCAACCAATAGCCGGCAGTCGATCAATAAACAATTGGCAACCTATGCCACTCAATTGCTCGATGCGGAAACAACTGAAATTCTGGACATTAACGATTATGAAGTGCCGCTCTTCAGTATTGAGCGTGAAGAGGAATTAGGCCAACCGGAAAAAATAAAACAGTTTTATCAGAAGATCACCGATGCCGACGCACTGGTTATTGCCTTCGCCGAGCATAACGGTACTTATACCGCCGCATTCAAGAACCTGTTTGACTGGGCGTCTCGCATTAATCAAAAAGTGTGGCAAGGCAAACCTATGGTGCTATTGGCCACCTCACCCGGCCCTGGCGGAGCCAAGAACGTACTCGCCTCAGCAGTCACCTCCGCACCGTTCTTTGGTGGTGAAGTGAAAGGCCAATTTTCACTTCCCAATTTTTACGATAATTTTGATAGCGAAACCGGTGAAATCACTAACATCGATTTTGATGAACAGTTAAAAACAGTGGTCAGCACAATCGCATTAGAAAATGCTTAA
- a CDS encoding isochorismate synthase translates to MSIKPEVVPQSTQVYQAAEAKVLRNTFDLAIQKLIQRISRLQYLPDTVQHVCQPVPQIDPVLFLRANPDERSCYWRNRQGSFSISGLGEALRLSAETDTEFAQLFEQLASYLNGIQSVPHEDHVPIQFVGGISYNGRSGEQQWRDFPAALFVLPEIALIKRHGSLHLSACIHPQNEAEWSAKQQQLIDRLRALNFDSEQAQETPAKIRSIRKGIHYQQWQQWIDKTLSAIQAQQFDKAVLARSVSIDLDAPLNIYDLIQRWQAINNNAFSFIIRSKNSTFMGCSPERLYKRKGRALSTESLAGTVRRGETRDEDFHFEQELKSDPKLVREHSLVTEYLKTQICKFGDQFVCPEEPSVFKLANVQHRYLPLKVRLHPEVSDLQLVNALHPTPAICGFPRNAAFDYIQQHETTNRGWYSGIVGVFGQDYVEFSVAIRSTLIQENQVECFSGVGIVQGATADSEWQEMDAKIASFLKALKA, encoded by the coding sequence GTGAGTATCAAACCTGAGGTAGTGCCGCAGTCGACGCAGGTATATCAAGCCGCAGAAGCCAAGGTATTGCGCAATACGTTTGATCTCGCCATCCAGAAACTTATCCAGCGCATATCCCGGTTGCAGTATCTTCCAGATACTGTTCAGCACGTATGCCAGCCAGTGCCACAAATAGACCCCGTCCTATTTTTGAGAGCCAACCCGGACGAACGAAGCTGTTATTGGCGAAACCGACAGGGGTCATTTTCCATATCCGGTTTAGGTGAAGCACTCCGCTTATCGGCTGAAACTGACACAGAGTTTGCTCAGCTCTTTGAGCAACTTGCGTCATACCTTAATGGCATCCAGTCGGTTCCTCATGAAGACCATGTACCCATTCAGTTCGTTGGTGGCATTTCCTATAACGGTCGCAGCGGCGAACAGCAATGGCGGGATTTCCCAGCAGCGCTATTTGTTTTACCCGAAATTGCTTTAATAAAACGCCACGGCTCACTTCACCTGTCGGCATGCATCCATCCACAAAATGAAGCTGAGTGGTCTGCTAAACAACAGCAACTTATCGACCGATTACGTGCACTTAACTTTGACAGTGAGCAGGCTCAAGAAACACCAGCAAAAATTCGTTCGATTCGCAAAGGCATTCACTACCAGCAATGGCAACAGTGGATAGACAAGACACTGAGCGCGATTCAAGCACAACAGTTCGACAAGGCCGTATTGGCACGCAGCGTTAGCATTGACTTAGATGCGCCATTAAATATTTACGATCTCATCCAGCGCTGGCAAGCCATTAACAACAACGCCTTTTCCTTCATTATTCGCAGTAAAAACAGCACCTTTATGGGCTGCTCGCCAGAACGTTTGTACAAGCGCAAAGGTCGAGCATTAAGCACCGAATCGCTAGCAGGTACGGTTCGAAGAGGCGAAACCCGAGATGAAGATTTCCACTTTGAGCAAGAACTAAAAAGCGACCCCAAACTGGTGCGAGAGCATTCACTCGTCACTGAATATCTAAAAACGCAGATTTGTAAATTCGGCGATCAGTTTGTTTGCCCGGAGGAACCCAGTGTATTTAAGCTGGCGAATGTTCAACATCGCTACCTTCCACTCAAGGTCCGATTGCATCCGGAAGTATCTGACTTACAATTAGTAAACGCCTTACATCCCACGCCGGCAATATGCGGTTTCCCTCGCAATGCAGCGTTTGACTATATTCAACAACACGAAACCACCAACCGCGGCTGGTATAGCGGCATTGTGGGTGTATTCGGTCAGGACTATGTGGAATTTTCTGTGGCCATACGCTCTACCCTGATTCAAGAGAATCAAGTAGAGTGTTTCTCTGGTGTTGGTATAGTTCAGGGTGCCACCGCCGACAGTGAATGGCAGGAAATGGACGCAAAAATCGCATCGTTTCTTAAAGCGCTCAAGGCATAA
- a CDS encoding LysR family transcriptional regulator, which translates to MVDVNDMLIFARVAELEGISKAADAMQIPKSRVSRRLAQLESDLGVRLIERNTRSVRLTDSGLAYFQHCKRIEEEVQNAQESICDSHYGLSGTLRVSTSLTLGQHVIAPHLSRFNQMYPGIHVDLDLSNRRVDLITEGFDLAIRVGQIEDSSLICRRLGGDCAALYASPQYLAQHGEPTHPEQLKDFKVSCMPESSFAKVWHLVNKSDVSCKVKVSPWASVNDMTTLRMLAENSVGIVLLPRYLARESVAEGRLRAVLSEWCSPPFGFYALFPSRHGLTRKARAWLDFYQEYFAVLGVNDNSLGGTK; encoded by the coding sequence ATGGTTGATGTAAATGATATGTTGATTTTTGCCAGGGTGGCTGAGCTGGAGGGGATCTCCAAAGCCGCTGATGCCATGCAGATTCCGAAGTCGAGAGTCAGCCGTCGACTGGCGCAGCTGGAAAGTGATTTGGGGGTGAGGCTGATTGAACGCAATACCCGTTCGGTGCGTTTGACCGATTCTGGCTTGGCCTATTTTCAGCACTGCAAGCGGATTGAAGAAGAAGTGCAAAACGCTCAAGAATCCATATGCGACAGTCATTATGGTTTGAGTGGGACACTTCGTGTTAGTACATCATTAACGCTGGGTCAGCATGTTATTGCGCCGCATTTGAGTCGATTTAATCAGATGTACCCTGGAATACACGTTGATTTAGACCTTTCAAACAGGCGGGTTGATTTAATTACGGAAGGTTTTGATTTGGCGATTCGAGTGGGGCAGATTGAAGATTCATCACTCATTTGCCGGCGTCTTGGCGGCGACTGTGCAGCGCTTTATGCTTCTCCCCAATACCTCGCGCAGCATGGCGAACCAACTCATCCGGAACAACTGAAGGACTTCAAGGTAAGTTGCATGCCGGAAAGCAGTTTCGCCAAGGTCTGGCATTTGGTTAATAAGTCAGACGTGTCCTGCAAGGTAAAGGTTTCTCCCTGGGCGAGTGTGAACGACATGACAACCTTGAGAATGCTGGCCGAAAACAGTGTGGGTATTGTGTTGTTACCAAGATATTTGGCGAGGGAGAGTGTGGCGGAGGGGCGGTTAAGGGCTGTGCTCTCTGAATGGTGTTCCCCGCCGTTTGGTTTTTATGCGCTTTTTCCAAGTCGGCATGGTTTAACCCGTAAAGCCCGAGCCTGGTTGGATTTTTATCAGGAATATTTTGCTGTTTTGGGTGTTAACGATAATTCGCTTGGTGGTACAAAATAG